The following coding sequences are from one Novosphingobium sp. Gsoil 351 window:
- a CDS encoding NAD(P)/FAD-dependent oxidoreductase produces MTDATIAIVGAGPVGVCAALFLAARGIDSVLLEANPEPAHDLRASTFHPPTLEMLDTIGLATPLIERGLITRDWQVRMHETGERALFDLALLADETPYPFRLQCEQATLVALGLEVARTEAAVIVRLGDEVCGLVRDDDARPTLLLRNGERIQARYVIAADGARSVVRQEVGAGFEGFTYPETTILATSGFPFHEHLAGLSNVNYCWAAEGTFSLLRLPTLWRCSLYADIGESIEDALQPAAIAEKLQRIVPSESGHAVAEIRAYRIHQRIVERYDHGRVLLAGDAAHLNSPSGGMGMNGGIHDAWAAAEAIRGVFDGGDEAVVFARYSRTRKAIAEEQILAQAHRNRTRMQERDPTRRRAELAALQAIAEDPIRCREHLLKTSMIAGLRQAEAMA; encoded by the coding sequence GATCTGCGCGCCTCGACCTTCCACCCGCCGACGCTGGAGATGCTCGACACGATCGGGCTTGCCACACCGCTGATCGAGCGCGGCCTGATCACCCGCGACTGGCAGGTCCGAATGCACGAGACCGGCGAGCGGGCGCTGTTCGACCTGGCGTTGCTGGCGGATGAAACGCCCTATCCGTTCCGGCTGCAGTGCGAGCAGGCGACACTCGTCGCATTGGGGCTGGAAGTCGCGCGCACTGAAGCAGCAGTAATCGTGCGACTGGGAGACGAAGTCTGCGGGCTGGTGCGCGACGACGACGCGCGCCCGACGTTGCTCTTGCGAAACGGCGAGCGGATCCAGGCGCGCTACGTGATCGCGGCCGACGGGGCAAGAAGCGTGGTTCGCCAAGAAGTTGGCGCGGGTTTCGAAGGTTTCACCTATCCCGAGACGACGATCCTGGCGACCAGCGGGTTTCCGTTTCACGAGCACCTCGCCGGACTCTCGAACGTGAACTACTGCTGGGCCGCCGAAGGCACCTTCAGCCTGCTGCGGCTGCCCACGCTGTGGCGCTGTTCGCTCTACGCCGATATCGGAGAAAGCATCGAGGACGCGCTGCAACCGGCTGCGATCGCTGAAAAACTCCAGCGCATCGTGCCCAGCGAGAGTGGCCACGCGGTCGCCGAGATCCGCGCCTATCGCATCCACCAGCGAATCGTCGAACGCTACGATCACGGCCGCGTCCTCCTCGCCGGCGACGCCGCCCACCTCAACTCCCCCTCGGGCGGCATGGGCATGAACGGCGGCATCCACGACGCCTGGGCAGCGGCCGAAGCGATCCGCGGGGTGTTCGATGGGGGTGACGAAGCTGTTGTTTTCGCGCGCTATTCCCGCACCCGCAAGGCCATAGCCGAAGAGCAGATCCTGGCCCAGGCGCACCGCAACCGCACCCGCATGCAAGAGCGCGACCCCACCCGCCGCCGCGCCGAACTCGCCGCCCTCCAGGCCATCGCCGAAGATCCGATCCGCTGCCGCGAACACCTGCTCAAGACCTCGATGATCGCCGGACTGCGCCAGGCCGAGGCGATGGCATGA